In Bacillota bacterium, one DNA window encodes the following:
- the surE gene encoding 5'/3'-nucleotidase SurE, with translation MRILVTNDDGILAEGLLMLKRALEPLGEVFVVAPERPRSGSGHSITLHKPLRLHTVRLGDGSLGYSTNGTPSDCVTLGVSVVMNGRCDLVFSGINQGANLGWDVTYSGTVSAAMEGAIFDIPSVAISVCCGDDETPEYDAAFHFARKLAEVLRERRLPSHTLLNVNVPNCTMEQVKGVAVTRQGTRQYVDRVEARVDPWGRKYYWLTGSLANEEVPPDSDVAAIRAGKISVTPIHLDLTAEALLDELRRWLLD, from the coding sequence ATGCGTATACTGGTAACCAACGACGACGGCATCTTAGCAGAAGGCTTACTCATGCTCAAGCGTGCCCTGGAACCGCTGGGTGAGGTGTTTGTGGTTGCCCCGGAACGCCCTCGCAGCGGTTCCGGGCACTCGATTACCCTGCACAAACCCTTGCGCCTACACACAGTTCGGCTGGGGGATGGCTCTCTGGGCTACTCCACCAACGGCACGCCATCTGACTGCGTCACGCTCGGCGTTTCGGTCGTGATGAACGGACGGTGTGACCTGGTTTTCTCCGGCATCAATCAGGGAGCCAACCTCGGTTGGGACGTGACCTATTCGGGTACGGTGTCGGCGGCGATGGAGGGGGCGATTTTTGACATCCCTTCGGTGGCGATCTCCGTGTGCTGCGGCGACGACGAGACGCCCGAGTATGACGCCGCGTTTCACTTCGCCCGCAAGCTGGCGGAGGTCCTGCGCGAGCGGCGACTGCCATCCCACACCCTGCTCAACGTCAATGTGCCCAACTGTACGATGGAGCAGGTCAAAGGGGTAGCGGTTACCCGTCAGGGCACCAGGCAATATGTGGACCGGGTGGAGGCGCGGGTGGACCCATGGGGACGCAAATACTACTGGCTGACGGGTAGCCTTGCCAACGAGGAGGTTCCGCCAGACAGCGATGTTGCCGCCATCCGCGCGGGCAAAATCTCGGTCACGCCCATCCATCTCGACCTCACGGCAGAGGCGTTGCTGGACGAGTTGCGCCGCTGGCTGCTGGATTAG
- a CDS encoding M28 family peptidase, which produces MRPFRIFGVWFGLALGLLLTLSASSDVSKGSTGIHSWRIWSHIFTLASEEFEGRGSGTKGNELAAHYIAERFAEYGLKPIGTSRYHDLQAPMDGSGYFQPFRVYVGAEAGKANRLEVEVNGKRLTFKVREDFMPDAAATTGAAKGELVFAGYGIHSSLAGHEDYTGLDVKGKAVLVLEGTPPVTGGPNLLRAYQSARAKARMAKEQGAIALIVMQKEDSPLSSFIGGRSTDTGIPVVILRRTAAEKLLGALGMSPDELWQNPKGRPLANASATVQTEVIQRYGTTANIIGMVEGTDPQLKDEYIVIGAHMDHLGWGYQGGSLYTGKLPAIHYGADDNASGTAGLLELAQYFAANPTKRSILFMAFSGEEIGLLGSAHYTRNPIVPLEKTVAMLNMDMIGRLRENQLSVIGADSSPAWRPLIEELNAEAGFNLATAGGGLSAGSDHASFLAKRIPSLFFFTGMHREYHTPADKPELINAVGAARVVRFVASVAERIANAPERITYSEPRATAPRTSARPERGARTYVGTIPDYSEDVKGFRISGVREGSPAQKAGLRSGDVIIRFGNYKVENIYDYMDALNRYKPGDTVTVAVVRDGQEVEVQLTLEARAD; this is translated from the coding sequence ATGAGACCTTTTCGCATCTTTGGTGTATGGTTTGGACTGGCACTGGGGTTGTTGCTCACGCTGAGCGCGTCTTCGGACGTAAGCAAAGGCTCTACGGGCATTCACTCCTGGCGCATCTGGTCGCATATCTTCACATTGGCATCGGAGGAGTTTGAGGGGCGCGGTTCGGGCACAAAGGGCAACGAGCTGGCCGCTCACTATATCGCCGAACGCTTCGCGGAGTACGGTCTGAAGCCGATTGGCACTTCGCGCTACCACGACCTGCAAGCGCCGATGGACGGCAGCGGCTACTTCCAGCCGTTTCGCGTGTACGTGGGCGCAGAAGCAGGCAAGGCGAATCGGCTGGAAGTGGAGGTAAACGGAAAGCGCCTCACGTTCAAGGTGCGTGAGGATTTCATGCCTGATGCCGCCGCCACCACCGGCGCCGCAAAAGGTGAGCTGGTGTTTGCCGGATACGGCATCCATTCCAGCCTTGCCGGTCACGAGGACTATACTGGTCTGGATGTGAAAGGCAAAGCGGTGCTGGTGCTGGAGGGCACGCCGCCTGTGACCGGAGGACCGAACCTGCTGCGAGCCTATCAGTCCGCCCGGGCGAAGGCACGCATGGCGAAAGAGCAGGGTGCCATCGCGCTGATAGTGATGCAAAAGGAGGATTCCCCCCTGTCGTCCTTCATCGGCGGACGCAGCACGGATACGGGCATTCCGGTAGTTATCCTGCGCCGGACGGCGGCGGAGAAGCTGCTCGGTGCGCTTGGCATGTCGCCGGACGAGCTCTGGCAGAACCCAAAGGGACGACCGCTGGCGAATGCCTCTGCGACCGTGCAGACGGAGGTGATTCAGAGATACGGCACTACTGCCAATATCATCGGCATGGTGGAAGGTACCGACCCCCAGCTGAAAGACGAGTATATCGTTATCGGGGCGCACATGGACCATCTGGGATGGGGCTATCAGGGTGGCTCTCTGTATACAGGCAAATTGCCGGCAATCCACTACGGTGCAGACGATAACGCCTCGGGCACGGCTGGTTTACTGGAGCTGGCTCAGTACTTCGCCGCCAATCCCACAAAGCGTTCCATCCTGTTCATGGCGTTTTCCGGTGAGGAAATCGGTCTGCTGGGCTCCGCGCATTACACTCGCAACCCGATAGTGCCTCTGGAGAAGACGGTCGCCATGCTGAATATGGACATGATTGGGCGTTTGCGCGAGAACCAGCTCAGCGTCATTGGCGCGGACTCATCTCCGGCATGGCGTCCGTTGATCGAGGAACTCAACGCCGAGGCGGGCTTCAATCTGGCTACTGCGGGCGGTGGGCTCAGCGCGGGCAGTGACCATGCTTCCTTCCTCGCGAAGCGAATCCCGTCGCTGTTCTTCTTCACCGGAATGCATCGCGAGTATCATACCCCTGCCGATAAACCGGAGCTGATTAACGCAGTCGGAGCTGCCCGAGTGGTTCGGTTTGTAGCCAGTGTTGCCGAGCGCATCGCCAACGCGCCGGAGCGTATCACCTACAGCGAGCCGCGGGCGACCGCTCCACGCACCAGCGCGAGACCAGAACGGGGAGCTCGCACCTACGTGGGTACCATACCCGACTACAGCGAGGATGTGAAGGGGTTCCGTATTTCAGGGGTGCGCGAGGGCAGTCCGGCACAGAAAGCGGGGTTGCGCAGCGGCGATGTGATTATCCGCTTCGGTAACTATAAGGTGGAAAACATCTACGACTACATGGACGCGCTGAACCGCTACAAACCGGGTGATACAGTGACCGTCGCGGTAGTACGCGACGGTCAGGAGGTGGAGGTTCAGCTGACGCTGGAAGCGCGTGCCGACTAG
- a CDS encoding phytanoyl-CoA dioxygenase family protein, whose translation MSLGLTADQKAQFERDGFLPVRGLLRPEEVDSIKNILAGYLREGLQWLTQGRPPETDTVQVNGVLIQLEPAVLSDKVTVSEPLYAARKVWNLYGNDALLTGIIRDKRIISMVTDILGDEVWFFADKALLKPPHIGVEKPWHQDIPYFPFEPKEPYLHVAVWIALDEATAENGCMQYIPGSHRWGNLTTSTTWTETVSHLAVDADRIDTSQAVLVEAQPGDVVLHDGMVLHYSAPNRSSRPRWAFVLDYISTRARFTGEGDPPYPKVSR comes from the coding sequence ATGTCTCTTGGCTTGACCGCCGATCAAAAAGCGCAGTTCGAGCGCGATGGCTTTCTGCCAGTCCGCGGCTTACTGCGCCCCGAGGAGGTGGATTCCATCAAAAACATACTGGCAGGGTATCTGCGGGAAGGGCTTCAATGGCTGACTCAGGGACGGCCGCCGGAGACAGACACGGTTCAGGTCAACGGGGTGTTGATTCAGCTGGAGCCAGCGGTGCTGTCCGACAAGGTGACGGTCTCGGAGCCACTGTACGCTGCCCGCAAGGTATGGAACCTGTATGGCAACGACGCCCTCCTGACCGGTATCATCCGCGACAAGCGCATCATCTCTATGGTAACGGACATTCTCGGAGACGAGGTGTGGTTTTTTGCCGATAAAGCGTTGCTGAAGCCACCGCACATCGGCGTCGAGAAGCCCTGGCATCAGGACATTCCCTACTTCCCCTTTGAGCCCAAAGAGCCTTACCTGCATGTGGCGGTGTGGATTGCGCTGGACGAAGCGACCGCAGAGAACGGCTGTATGCAGTACATCCCGGGCAGCCATCGCTGGGGCAACCTGACCACCTCCACCACCTGGACTGAGACTGTTTCGCACCTGGCGGTGGACGCTGACCGCATCGATACGTCGCAGGCGGTGTTGGTGGAGGCGCAGCCGGGCGACGTGGTGTTACACGATGGCATGGTGTTGCACTACTCCGCCCCCAACCGCTCGTCCAGGCCGCGCTGGGCGTTCGTGCTGGACTACATCAGCACGCGGGCCCGTTTCACGGGCGAAGGAGACCCTCCATACCCGAAGGTCAGCCGTTAG
- a CDS encoding cellulase family glycosylhydrolase gives MTPTRWSEEKAWQWQRKVGWLRGCNYVPRTAVNTIEMWQAETFDEQTIEQELGWAQAVCLNSVRVFLHYLVWEAEPEAFKQRLDRFLEIAQRHGIRAMLVLFDDCFNKEPKLGPQEPPIPGVCLSRWAASPGRPRVLDRTAWTGLEAYVKDIVGSFGNDERVVVWDLYNEPGMEDMGEQSLPLVEASFEWAREVSPSQPLTVALWANFEDTMHRRFAELSDVISFHTYSPPEEVRETVDRLIRLNRPLLCTEFLCRDRGNTFANIIPIFFQHRISWYFWGLVAGKTQAYCHWSAKPGDPPPEVWQHDLFHPDGTPYDPSEVELLREWAKRTPFS, from the coding sequence ATGACACCAACGAGATGGAGCGAAGAGAAAGCGTGGCAGTGGCAGAGGAAGGTAGGTTGGCTTCGCGGCTGCAATTACGTTCCCAGAACCGCTGTCAACACTATCGAGATGTGGCAGGCAGAAACCTTTGACGAGCAGACCATCGAGCAGGAGTTGGGCTGGGCGCAAGCGGTCTGCCTCAACAGCGTGCGGGTCTTTCTACACTACCTGGTGTGGGAGGCTGAGCCGGAGGCGTTTAAGCAGCGACTGGACAGATTTCTCGAAATAGCACAACGACATGGAATCCGCGCGATGCTGGTTCTTTTCGACGACTGCTTCAACAAAGAGCCCAAACTGGGACCGCAAGAGCCGCCTATCCCCGGCGTTTGTCTCAGCCGTTGGGCGGCAAGCCCAGGGCGTCCCCGCGTGCTTGACCGAACGGCGTGGACAGGTTTGGAGGCTTACGTCAAGGACATCGTGGGCAGTTTCGGCAACGACGAGCGCGTGGTCGTCTGGGACCTCTACAACGAGCCGGGTATGGAAGACATGGGAGAGCAGAGCCTTCCACTCGTAGAAGCATCGTTTGAATGGGCAAGGGAAGTTTCGCCGTCACAGCCGTTGACCGTCGCCTTATGGGCGAACTTTGAAGACACGATGCACCGCAGGTTTGCCGAACTTTCCGACGTCATCTCTTTCCACACCTATTCTCCACCCGAAGAGGTTCGCGAAACGGTAGATAGGCTGATCCGCCTGAATCGCCCCCTTCTGTGTACGGAGTTTCTCTGTCGAGACCGCGGAAACACTTTCGCCAACATCATACCCATTTTCTTCCAGCACCGCATTAGCTGGTATTTTTGGGGCTTAGTTGCTGGCAAGACGCAAGCTTACTGTCACTGGTCGGCAAAACCCGGAGACCCGCCCCCAGAAGTTTGGCAACATGACCTGTTCCACCCTGATGGAACACCTTACGACCCCAGCGAAGTGGAACTGCTTCGCGAGTGGGCAAAGCGCACTCCGTTCTCTTAA
- a CDS encoding carbon-nitrogen hydrolase family protein, translated as MARWVRLCSINFHGQGSREANWHHASQLLEQALWDKPDLILLPETFSGLGMGERDWFNTAEPPDGETITRLSGIARQHRTHIACPVLLKHRSTVYNAIVLLDRKGEIAGSYYKMFPTLGELSLGVTPGAEATVIETDFGRVGFAICFDLNFREVADDLHAKGAELVCFSSMYPGGMQLQYWSLEHHWWMLSAIASLQGMLVDPLGRVRKAAQPNYQPVLSVSVNLDCLVAHLDYNHDKLQQIKRDFGHEVEIDILQPEARFLLTCHREDTSAHELARRYDLLLWDDYFRRARHERSTRLTR; from the coding sequence ATGGCGCGATGGGTCAGGTTATGCAGTATCAACTTTCATGGACAGGGCAGCCGTGAGGCGAACTGGCATCACGCCTCGCAACTGCTGGAGCAGGCACTGTGGGACAAGCCCGATTTGATTCTCTTGCCAGAGACCTTCTCCGGTCTGGGCATGGGCGAACGCGACTGGTTCAACACCGCCGAGCCGCCGGATGGCGAGACCATCACCCGCCTCAGCGGCATCGCTCGTCAGCACCGGACACACATCGCCTGCCCTGTTCTACTCAAACACCGGAGCACCGTCTACAATGCCATTGTGCTGCTCGATCGCAAGGGCGAGATAGCCGGCAGTTACTATAAAATGTTTCCCACGCTGGGCGAACTGTCCTTAGGGGTGACTCCCGGCGCGGAGGCGACAGTGATAGAAACCGATTTCGGCAGAGTGGGCTTCGCCATCTGCTTCGACCTGAACTTCCGCGAGGTGGCGGACGACCTGCACGCAAAAGGGGCGGAGCTGGTGTGCTTCAGCTCCATGTATCCGGGCGGGATGCAACTGCAGTATTGGTCGCTGGAGCATCACTGGTGGATGCTGAGCGCGATTGCCTCGCTGCAGGGGATGCTGGTAGACCCGCTGGGGCGCGTGCGCAAGGCAGCGCAACCCAACTATCAGCCTGTTCTCAGCGTGAGCGTGAATCTGGATTGCCTGGTAGCGCATCTGGACTACAACCACGACAAACTCCAGCAGATAAAGCGCGACTTTGGACACGAGGTCGAAATTGACATCCTGCAGCCGGAAGCGCGCTTTCTCCTGACGTGCCACCGCGAGGACACCAGCGCCCACGAGCTGGCACGGCGTTACGACCTGCTGCTCTGGGACGATTACTTCCGTCGCGCCCGTCACGAGCGCAGCACACGGTTGACGCGGTAG
- a CDS encoding dihydrodipicolinate synthase family protein encodes MNAFEVLRQGVVIPASPLALNAQRRWDERRQRALWRYYIAAGAGGIAVGVHTTQFAIRDPQIGLFRPLLELAKEEFDRADATRNQPLVRIAGICGDTPQALSEAELARETGFHAGLLSLSALKEADDDTLILHCRRVAEVIPLVGFYLQPAVGGRVLSYRFWRRFAEIENVVAIKIAPFNRYQTLDVVRAIAEAERDDIALYTGNDDNIVLDLLMPYRFNVGGKQVERRIVGGLLGHWAVWTKRAVELLERCHAAAQEPAIPADLLRLAVEVTDCNAAFFDAANGFRGCIAGIHEVLRRQGLLEGIWCLDPNETLSPGQAEEIERVYRSYPHLNDDAFVEEHLHEWLS; translated from the coding sequence ATGAACGCCTTTGAAGTATTGCGGCAGGGCGTGGTCATTCCTGCCAGTCCGCTTGCGCTGAACGCGCAACGCCGCTGGGACGAACGTCGCCAGCGCGCCCTGTGGCGGTACTATATCGCGGCGGGCGCAGGGGGAATCGCCGTCGGCGTGCATACCACACAGTTCGCCATCCGCGACCCGCAAATCGGGCTGTTCCGCCCCCTGCTGGAGCTGGCAAAGGAGGAGTTTGATCGCGCAGACGCCACGCGCAACCAGCCGCTGGTGCGCATCGCAGGCATCTGCGGCGATACCCCACAGGCGTTATCTGAAGCCGAGCTGGCACGAGAGACGGGTTTCCACGCGGGCTTGCTGAGCCTTTCCGCGCTCAAGGAGGCGGACGACGACACGCTGATTCTCCACTGCCGGCGAGTGGCAGAGGTAATCCCGCTGGTAGGGTTCTACCTGCAACCGGCGGTGGGCGGAAGGGTGTTGAGTTATCGTTTCTGGCGGCGCTTCGCGGAGATAGAGAACGTGGTCGCCATCAAGATTGCCCCGTTCAATCGTTACCAAACGCTGGACGTGGTTCGCGCCATCGCTGAAGCCGAGCGCGACGACATCGCCCTCTACACCGGCAACGACGATAACATTGTGCTGGATTTGCTGATGCCGTACCGCTTCAACGTGGGAGGCAAACAGGTGGAGCGGCGCATCGTGGGCGGGCTGCTGGGGCACTGGGCAGTGTGGACCAAACGCGCGGTGGAGCTGCTGGAACGATGCCATGCTGCAGCCCAGGAGCCAGCTATCCCCGCTGACCTGTTGCGTTTGGCAGTGGAGGTCACAGACTGCAACGCCGCCTTCTTCGACGCCGCCAACGGGTTCAGGGGATGTATCGCGGGCATCCACGAAGTCTTGCGTCGGCAGGGACTGCTGGAAGGCATCTGGTGCCTGGACCCGAACGAGACGCTCAGTCCCGGACAGGCGGAGGAAATCGAGCGCGTGTACCGAAGCTACCCGCACCTTAACGACGATGCCTTTGTGGAAGAACACCTGCATGAATGGTTATCATAA
- a CDS encoding Gfo/Idh/MocA family oxidoreductase — MSAMSESVTVAFIGAGSHANYAHYPSLSEMEDVQIAAVCDLNPERAAATAQRWNIPRTYTDYRQMLTETRPQAVYIILPPHQMYDIVADCLQRGLHVFIEKPPGITPEQTRNLACLAEKHHCLTMVGFQRRFVPVVVQARRRVEERGAITQCLARFVKSGGTEDYYGGAVDILTCDAIHAVDNLRWMGGEVKKIVSKIDRFHSPVYNAFNALMEFESGATGILLTNWVTGRRIYSVEMHGYNISAYAEPDDRAVIYRDGSLEPEVILNTEAAGSDAPHRYLGFYDENRHFIDCIKSGQQPQTCFADAVKTMELVERIYHERL; from the coding sequence GTGAGCGCGATGAGCGAATCAGTAACCGTTGCCTTTATCGGGGCAGGGTCACATGCCAACTACGCACACTATCCCTCCCTCAGCGAGATGGAGGACGTGCAAATCGCAGCGGTATGCGACCTCAACCCGGAACGCGCTGCTGCCACCGCGCAACGATGGAACATCCCGCGTACCTACACCGATTACCGCCAGATGCTGACCGAGACACGGCCGCAGGCGGTCTATATCATCCTGCCGCCGCACCAGATGTATGACATCGTTGCCGACTGCCTGCAGCGCGGACTGCATGTGTTTATCGAGAAGCCGCCGGGCATCACCCCGGAGCAGACGCGCAACCTCGCCTGCCTTGCCGAAAAGCACCACTGCCTGACGATGGTGGGGTTTCAGCGGCGATTTGTGCCTGTGGTGGTACAGGCAAGGCGCAGGGTGGAGGAACGCGGCGCCATCACACAATGCCTGGCGCGGTTTGTGAAAAGTGGAGGAACCGAAGACTACTATGGCGGAGCGGTGGACATCCTCACCTGTGACGCCATTCATGCGGTGGATAATCTGCGCTGGATGGGCGGCGAGGTCAAAAAGATAGTGAGCAAGATAGACCGTTTCCACTCACCGGTGTACAACGCCTTCAATGCGCTGATGGAGTTCGAAAGCGGCGCGACAGGCATCCTGCTCACCAACTGGGTAACGGGCAGGCGCATCTATTCGGTGGAGATGCACGGTTACAACATCTCCGCCTATGCCGAACCCGATGACCGCGCCGTCATCTATCGCGACGGTTCGCTGGAACCGGAGGTCATCCTGAACACCGAAGCGGCAGGCAGCGATGCTCCGCATCGATATCTTGGCTTCTACGACGAGAACCGCCATTTTATCGATTGCATCAAAAGCGGACAGCAACCTCAGACCTGCTTTGCCGATGCTGTGAAGACAATGGAGCTGGTGGAGAGGATATACCATGAACGCCTTTGA
- a CDS encoding Gfo/Idh/MocA family oxidoreductase, giving the protein MKLGIVDLDTSHPPSWIPIERELGHEIAGVWDGGSVHPPGYAERFAQEYGIPRVYRALDEMAQDVDCAILHGCDWDTHIAKARPFVEAGKAILIDKPLAGKLRDLRQIVEWARSGIRIAGGSSLRFCYETQRWLAQPPEERGTPDTVICGCAVDEFNYGIHAYSMLAGIMGGRAHSVQHIGKGVLRRVVIRWSDGRMGIVVIGSAEKWMPFYSTIVTEKGVTQFQADASQLYRALLEKTLPYLAAETDIPPVPVEELIEPELWALAARQSWLQGDREVLLSEVADDEGYDGAAFAREYQRMKYP; this is encoded by the coding sequence ATGAAATTGGGCATCGTTGACCTGGACACATCACATCCGCCCAGCTGGATTCCGATCGAGCGCGAGCTGGGGCATGAGATTGCAGGAGTATGGGACGGTGGGTCGGTGCATCCTCCGGGCTACGCCGAGCGGTTCGCGCAGGAATACGGCATTCCCCGTGTGTATCGGGCGCTGGACGAGATGGCACAGGATGTAGACTGCGCCATCCTTCACGGATGTGATTGGGATACCCATATCGCCAAAGCGCGCCCCTTTGTCGAGGCAGGTAAGGCGATACTGATAGATAAACCGCTCGCCGGCAAACTGCGCGACCTGCGTCAGATTGTGGAATGGGCACGCAGTGGGATACGCATTGCCGGAGGCTCCTCCCTGCGCTTCTGCTATGAGACCCAGCGATGGCTGGCACAACCGCCGGAAGAACGCGGCACACCCGATACGGTTATCTGCGGCTGCGCGGTAGACGAGTTCAACTACGGCATCCATGCTTACTCGATGCTGGCGGGTATCATGGGCGGTCGGGCACACAGCGTGCAACATATCGGCAAGGGCGTTTTGCGACGGGTGGTCATCCGCTGGAGTGACGGGCGTATGGGCATTGTGGTCATCGGTAGCGCAGAGAAGTGGATGCCTTTTTACTCCACTATCGTCACCGAGAAGGGCGTGACGCAGTTTCAGGCGGATGCTTCGCAGCTTTATCGCGCCCTGCTGGAAAAAACCCTGCCTTACCTGGCGGCAGAGACAGATATACCCCCTGTGCCCGTTGAGGAGCTGATAGAACCCGAGCTCTGGGCGCTGGCGGCACGGCAGTCGTGGTTACAGGGCGACCGCGAGGTACTGCTGTCGGAAGTCGCTGACGACGAGGGCTACGATGGTGCTGCCTTCGCACGAGAATACCAGAGGATGAAATATCCATAG
- a CDS encoding response regulator, with product MGNGKLRILIADDEPLIRLDLKNMLESLGYEVIAEAGDGVSAAEAARTLKPDVAILDIKMPGMDGIDAANILNSEKIAPVVLLTAYSDMDLINRAKEAGVFAYLVKPFRESDLRPAIEVAISRYKEFLALEEEVSELEDKLETRKLIERAKGILMDLYGLKEQEAFRRIQVQSMNTRKSMKEIAEAIIIAHSV from the coding sequence ATGGGCAACGGCAAACTTCGCATCCTGATTGCCGACGACGAACCCCTCATCCGGTTGGACCTGAAAAACATGCTCGAGTCGCTGGGGTATGAGGTGATTGCAGAGGCTGGCGATGGGGTTTCTGCGGCAGAAGCTGCGCGTACCTTGAAGCCCGATGTGGCGATTCTGGACATCAAGATGCCCGGTATGGACGGTATTGACGCAGCAAACATCCTCAACAGCGAAAAGATTGCGCCGGTGGTGCTCCTGACCGCCTACAGCGATATGGACCTGATTAACCGCGCGAAAGAGGCGGGCGTTTTTGCCTACCTGGTCAAGCCCTTCCGGGAGAGCGACCTGCGCCCTGCCATCGAGGTCGCCATCTCGCGCTATAAGGAGTTCCTCGCATTAGAGGAAGAGGTCAGCGAGCTGGAAGATAAGCTGGAGACCCGCAAGCTCATTGAGCGCGCCAAAGGCATCCTGATGGACCTGTATGGGCTCAAGGAGCAGGAGGCGTTCCGGCGTATTCAGGTACAGAGTATGAACACGCGCAAATCGATGAAGGAAATCGCTGAAGCCATCATCATTGCGCACAGCGTGTAG
- a CDS encoding GAF domain-containing protein yields the protein MRFRPNLRLRKTMRLFRRNLRSDSAEEVAPLLEQLQLKERQLLEAQRVIQQLQEQLEEQAAEVDALRRIGAAVGSAFEVDETLNALVEVALRLTGTESCHIYLLNENRTELVLRAADEEARPMVGKIRLKVGEGITGWVAREKRYVAVPREAYKDHRFKFFPEMREREYESILAVPLLHDNEVIGVINVRTHRPHEYSRNQVRILSNIAAQVAGVIERSRRLQQLERRAEQVSTLTEITRQIASNLYLEEILQFLVNMTAQAMGYKICTVMLIDEERKHLVLKATSSKSREYISKPNLPLGESIAGRAAQQGRIITVQDVKEHPQYTFADIAAKEGVCSLACIPLRTKGETLGVLNCYTDCPHQFTEEELNVLMALANQAAVAVEHAKLSLRSAILQEMHHRVKNNLQQVASLLRLQMHYAEGANAKEVLNESLSRILAIATVHDLLSREDLDMVPIKRLAETILFHTQQGLIPPHKRIETRVIGDDFLLPLQQATSFALILNELVQNAVEHGFQEQDSGRITVTIEEHPERYCLTVVNNGKPLPESFDPRKTMTLGLRIVDDLVRGGLQGTFDLFNCEEGICAQVTFPKQGGALSPEWRHRGHE from the coding sequence ATGCGCTTTCGACCGAATCTGCGTTTGCGCAAAACTATGCGCCTGTTCCGCCGCAACCTGCGGAGTGACTCCGCAGAAGAGGTTGCTCCGCTGCTAGAGCAACTGCAACTCAAGGAGCGTCAATTGCTGGAGGCGCAGCGGGTCATTCAGCAGCTGCAGGAACAGCTGGAGGAGCAGGCGGCGGAAGTAGACGCCCTTCGCCGGATCGGCGCGGCGGTGGGTTCCGCGTTTGAAGTGGATGAAACCCTCAACGCACTGGTCGAGGTGGCACTGCGTCTCACCGGCACGGAATCCTGCCATATCTACCTGCTCAACGAAAACCGCACCGAGCTGGTGCTTCGCGCCGCCGATGAAGAGGCACGCCCCATGGTGGGCAAGATTCGGCTGAAGGTCGGCGAAGGCATCACTGGCTGGGTCGCCCGCGAAAAGCGGTATGTTGCTGTCCCGCGCGAGGCATACAAAGACCATCGTTTCAAGTTCTTCCCTGAAATGCGTGAAAGGGAGTATGAGTCTATCCTCGCGGTGCCGCTACTGCATGATAACGAGGTGATAGGCGTCATTAACGTGCGCACGCACCGTCCCCATGAGTATAGCCGCAATCAGGTGCGCATCCTCTCGAATATCGCCGCCCAGGTGGCTGGGGTCATCGAACGTTCCCGCCGTCTGCAACAGCTGGAGCGACGTGCCGAGCAGGTCTCTACCCTTACTGAAATCACCCGCCAAATTGCCAGCAACCTCTATCTGGAAGAAATCCTGCAGTTTCTGGTGAACATGACCGCGCAGGCGATGGGGTACAAAATATGCACGGTGATGCTTATCGACGAAGAGCGCAAGCACCTGGTGCTGAAAGCTACCTCCAGCAAGAGCCGGGAGTATATCTCCAAACCCAACTTGCCGCTGGGGGAAAGCATCGCCGGTCGCGCAGCCCAGCAGGGGCGCATCATTACCGTGCAGGACGTGAAAGAGCATCCCCAGTACACCTTTGCCGACATCGCCGCCAAAGAGGGGGTGTGTTCTCTGGCTTGCATTCCTCTGCGCACCAAGGGCGAGACGCTGGGAGTGCTGAACTGCTATACGGACTGTCCCCACCAGTTCACCGAAGAGGAACTCAACGTGCTGATGGCACTGGCGAATCAGGCGGCGGTGGCGGTAGAACACGCCAAGCTGAGCCTGCGTTCCGCCATCTTGCAGGAGATGCATCATCGTGTCAAGAACAACCTCCAGCAGGTAGCCAGCCTGTTGCGCCTGCAAATGCATTATGCGGAGGGCGCGAATGCGAAAGAGGTGTTGAATGAGAGCCTCAGTCGCATCCTCGCCATTGCGACGGTGCATGACCTGCTCTCGCGCGAGGACCTGGACATGGTTCCCATCAAACGGCTGGCGGAAACCATCCTGTTCCATACCCAGCAGGGCTTGATACCGCCGCACAAACGTATCGAAACGCGCGTTATCGGCGATGACTTCTTGCTACCGTTGCAGCAGGCGACCTCTTTCGCACTGATACTGAACGAGCTGGTGCAAAACGCGGTGGAGCATGGCTTTCAGGAACAGGACAGCGGACGCATCACCGTCACCATCGAGGAGCATCCTGAGCGTTACTGCCTGACCGTGGTGAACAACGGCAAACCACTACCTGAAAGCTTTGACCCTCGCAAGACAATGACACTGGGGCTGCGCATTGTGGATGACCTGGTGCGTGGTGGGCTGCAGGGTACTTTTGACCTTTTTAACTGCGAAGAGGGAATCTGTGCGCAGGTTACATTTCCCAAACAGGGCGGCGCACTATCCCCAGAGTGGAGGCATCGAGGACATGAATGA